In Oceanidesulfovibrio indonesiensis, the sequence CGTATGATTATATTTTAATGATGCTCGATTTCTCCTTGAGCAGTGCACGAAGCGTAAGCGATTTATATGGACCATCTCGAAACCACGGAAACCCTGGCGCGACTGGGGGGGGATGCACAACTGCTCGGCGAACTCTATGCCGCATTCAGCCTGGATGCACCAAGCAAACTCGAAAAGCTCGGGAACGCCCTCGCCAGGAACGACCATGCTGAAGCACGCAAGCAGGCCCATGCGCTCAAGGGCGCTGCCGCCGCCGTCGGCGCGCTCCAGACCCGCGCCCTGGCCGAGCGTCTGGAAAAGACCGTGCATGATCTGACCGAGGCAGAGGCTGACTCCCTGCAAGCCGAACTTGCCCACGAGGTGCGAGCCACGATCCAGGCCATGGACCAATCCGCAAAAAAAGCAACAAAATGACACAGACTCCGCAACAACAAAGAGGAAGCACCATCATCGTCCGCTATGAGCCGGACGGCGACGAGAAGGTGATCCCCAAACCGAACACCGTGCAGCAACTCCTCAACCGCCTGGACGAACGCGCCGGCGCCGTGCTTGTAATCCGCGAGCCTAGCCGGCCGCTGGACGAGGACAAGCGCCGCCTGCTCACCCCGGACCTCCACCTGCGCAGCGACGATATCATAACTCTGCGCCGGGTCACTTCCCGGGGCTGAAACCACATCCACCCGCAAAGGTTGCTAACCGACCCGGTCCGCGGACCGCGGCATTGATGCAACCCGCACCATACCAGACCATACTACTATGAAATGCAGTCGCTGCAAGGAACCGGCCCAGATCGCCCTGCCCAGTCACCACGCAGGGTTCTGCGAACCATGCTTCCTGGATTTTTTTCGTCGCCAGCTTGAACGCGGCATTCGCAAGCAGAAGCTCTTCGACCATTCGGACTCCATCCTCCTCGCCATTTCCGGCGGCAAGGATTCCCTCGGCCTGGCGCGTGAACTCAAGGCATTGGGCTACAACGTCACCGGCTTGCACGTGGATCTGGGCATACCGGAGTCCTCTCGCAAGGCCCGGGCCGTGGTGGAGGCCTTCTGCACCAAGCACGACGTGCCCTTGGAGGTGGTCGCCCTGGAGGACGAAGGCATACCCATCCCGGACGTCAAACGCCGTATCCGCAGGCCGGTCTGCTCCGTGTGCGGCAAGGTCAAGCGCTACTACTTCAACAAGCTGGCCAGAGACCGCGGCTTCACAGTTCTGGCCACGGGCCACAACCTAGACGACGAGGTCGCCAGGCTTTTTGCCAACACCCTGCGCTGGGACGCGGCGTATCTTTCCGACCAGGGGCCGTTTCTGCCGGCAGAGGACGGCTTCGCCCGCAAGGTCAAACCGCTGTGGCGGCTCTCGGAATACGAAACCGCGGCATACTGCTTCTTCACCGGCATCGAGTACCACATGGCCCCGTGCCCATACTCCGAAGGTGCGAGCTTCACCCGGCACAAAAAGCTGCTCGCCGACCTCGAGGATGCTTCGCCCGGCCAGAAGCTGTCCTTTTACCAGAGCTTCCTGGAATCCGGCCGACCGGCCTTCGCCACCAGCGAGGCCGAGCACGGCATTGCGCTCTCGCCCTGCACCCAGTGCGGCTATCCCACCAGCGCCCATCTGTGCGGGGTGTGCCGCGTGCGCGACGCGCTTGGCTCTCCGGATTCTGCCCATTCCAGGGAGTCCGGGGCGTGAACCAGCCCCCCGCGGTGAGCGTGTTGCTCCCCGTGCGCAACGCCGCACCCACGCTCCCTCGCGCTCTCGACAGCCTGCTCGCGCAATCCCATGCGGACATCGAGATCGTCGCCGTGGATGACGGCTCCACGGACGAAACACCGGCCATCCTGCGCCGGGCGGCGGCCGCGGACCCGCGCATCGTCGTGGAGTCCATCCCGCCGCTGGGGCTCGTCCCCGCCCTGAACCGCGGGCTCGAATTGTGCCGCTCAGACCTTGTGGCGCGCATGGACGGCGACGATGTCTGCCAGCCAGACCGCCTCGCCAAACAAAAGGAACTGCTCGACGAAAGGCCGGGACTGGGCGTGGCAAGCTGTCTGGTCCTCTTCGGGGGCGATGCCGAAGCCTCTGCCGGCTACGCGTTCCATGTGGACTGGTGCAACAACCACATAACGGAACAGGACATTGCTCTGCACCGCTTCCAGGAATCCCCGCTGCCGCACCCGTCCGTCATGTTCCGCAAGTCCATTATTCTGGACGCCGGCGGCTACCGGGACGGCGCATTTCCCGAGGATTACGAGCTGTGGCTGCGTCTCATGGATCGCGGCGTTCGCATTGCCAAGGTGCCGGAGTTCCTGCTCACCTGGAGCGACCCGCCGGACCGGCTCTCACGAGTGGACGCGCGCTACGACGTGGACGCTTTCTACGCGGTCAAGGCGCAGTATCTGGCGCGCTGGCTCGAACGGGAGAATCCTTTCCACCCCGCAGTGACCATCATCGGCGCCGGTCGGGTGAGCCGCAAACGGGCCGACCTGCTCGAAGCCCATGGCGTTTCCATCGAGGCGTATGTGGATATCGACCCGCGCAAAGTTGGTAAGGCCGTGCATGGCCGACCGGTCATCCACCGCGACGAGCTGGGCGGGCCGGGATCGCGTTTCGCCGTGTCCTACGTCGCCAGCCGCGGCGCGGCGTCCGACATCGAAGAGTTCCTGCAGGCAAGGGGATGGGTCGCGGGCCGGGATTACATTCTGGCCGCCTAGCAGGCTGAGGGACGCTGCTTCTCAGACTCCCTGCACGGGAGCACGGCTCCCTCGACCCTGATTAGGGGTCAAAGGGGATCATTGATTCCCTTACCGCCTGAGGCCTACTCGATTGACGCTTCGCTGCGAATAGTCTGAATAATCGGATCGCTGTCCGGCGTGCTCCAGGTGATTGTCACCGCCCCGTGTTCGGCCGTGGTGTACAGCGGCACATCCAGCTGGCGCATGGCGCTGACGAATTCCTCGCTCGGCAGGTTCCACTGGTTGAGCCGGCCCACACTCGCCACGGCCAGCCGCGGCTTCACGGCGCCGTAGAAGTCCACATCCACGCTGGATTTACCGCCATGGTGCGGCGCGACCAGGATATCGGCAGCGAGGTCGCGGCCCGAATCCACCATGGCCCGTATTGCCTTGGTCTCCACATCTCCGGCCATCAGCGCCAGCGGCCGGCCGTGCCACATGAGCCGCAGCGCCAGGGACGAATCGTTGAGCGACGAGCCACTGTCGAACTCCCGCCCTGGATGCACCACGTCGAAGGTCACCCCTTCGGACAATTCGATGACGTCGCCCGCGTATGCAATCCGCACCGGCAGCTTCCGTTTTTCCAATATTGCGGCGAGCTGTTCCCGTTCTTGTCGCGAGGACACTGGCCCGTCACTGCGCACGAATCCGCCGACGCGGAACGCTGACAGCGGATGGAGCAATCCCTTGAGGTGGTCCGTATGTCCGTGGCTGACCATGGCGAACCGGAGGTGCGGCAGGCGATTGCGGGTGAGGTGAGGGGAGACCACGTGCTCGCCGGCATCGAAAAACTCGGAACGGAACCCGCCGCCGTCGAACAACGCCCGCACACCACCAGGCCCTTCGATGAGCAGGGACTGCCCCTGGCCCACATCGAGCACCGTGAGTGAGACGGCTTTGTACCGCGCCGCCTCGACGCCCGCCAGCGCAGGGGGGCCGACCAGAAGCAGTAAACCCGCGCAAGCCAGCGCCTGCCACCCCCGCGGCAGACGGTCCCTGCCGGAACGCCGTCTGTCCAGCCAGAGCAACGCGACCACGAGCACCATCCACCACCCGGCCCAGGACGGCCACGTGGGCCGGAGCACGGCCATTTCCGGGAAAGCGCCGAGCCTGTCCAGCCATGCGAGCCCGCCGATCATCGCGTCCAGGATGGAGGCTCCCAGGTCGAGCACGCGCTCCGCCGCTGTCTGCGCCAACGTCCACGACCACGGCAGCAAGGTCAGCCCCAGGCCGACCACGAGCAAAGGCATGACCACCGTGCCCAGGAGCGGCAACCACACGGCGTTGCCCAACGGATTGACCGGCACGTCTCCGAAAAACCAGATTCGTATCGGCATGGTCGCAACGTGCACAGCCAACGTAACAATCATGAATCCCAGCAGATATCGGCCCAGACGCCGGGCCCATGGAAATGCAGTCGAACCGAGTGAAGGGGTTGCCGAGGAAACGCTCGGCGCAGTATTGCCGCGCCCTGCCTGCCCGGGCAGGAACGGCACGATGCAGGCGATGCCGGCCACGCTCGCGGCGGAGAGCACGAGCCGCAGGTCCGTGACGGAAAGCGGCGATGCGATGCAGATGACCGCGAGGGCAAGGAACAGGCCGTCCATGATCACTGAACGCCGGCCCATCCACAACAGCACGCCGAAGAACAAAAACATTACCGAAGCGCGGACCAGCGAGGGCGACCCGCCCCCGAGCCAGACGTAGACGATGGCGAGAACGCAGGCCAGAAGCGCCGCCAGACGCGGACGCGGAACTTTCAGATACACGCTCGGATGAACGAATCCGACGAGCCAGGCCAGAACCACACCTATGAGCGCCATACATGCCACGTGCAGGCCGGACAAAGCCACGGTGTGACGAAGGTCGGCCCGGCCCATGAGCTCCATGGTGGACGCGTCCAGAAAGTAGCGTTCGCCCAGAAGCAGCGCCGCGGTCATGGCCCCGCCCTGGGACACTACGGATTGCCGCGCCGGGTAGCCTGCCCCTGCGGTTCGCTCATCGTCCCTGACACCCCGGGCGATGAGGTGGCGAAATACTTTCTCCCGCACGGCCAGCCGTGTTTCCCACAACGCCTCGCCGCGCGAAAGCAATCTGGCTTCTGCACGCTCGCCCACGGCAAAGCTGGTGTATGCGACACCGCGGTTGCGCCAGTACGCTTCGTACCCGTCGCCGTCCGGATCGTTGGCGAAACCTGAGAGCGGACGCAGCTTGAGCGTGGCCTCGATGCCTGCCCCTTGGGCCGGGATGACGTCGGGGTTGATCCAGGTCCAGCGCAGGCCGCCGGACACTGGCTCGATGCGGCCGTCCTCGTGGATGCGCTCCACATCCTGCAACACCAGGCGCAGACGCAGGCCCGGTCTGGTCACGGCCTCGGCGATTCGCCCGCGCACCCGCACCTTTTCCCCGGCCTCCAACCAGGCTGGAGGCGCGGAGACATCGGCGGTCCGCATGTTTTGCACATGGCCGGCCCACAACCAGCCGAAACCAAACACGCAGACTGCGCCCACCGTCATGGCGAGGCGCCGGCCGCGCCCCATCCCTCTGCTTCCGGCTATGAACCAGAGCAGCACCACGAGCCCCAGCACGCCCGCCCACAGCGACGACGGCGCCAGAAAGCCGGCGAGCGCGGCAAGCAGAAGCTGCTGCCAGCCGAGGAGCGGGACGAGCGCCGGGCGGTCCATGGCTGGAAAGCGCGTGCGGGCCTACTCCTGCTCGCGCCGCACCTTCGCGCCCACGGCGTTGAGTTTGGCGTCAATATTCTCGTAGCCGCGGTCCAGGTGGTAGATGCGGCGGATTGCCGTCACGCCATGGGCCGCAAGAGCCGCCACCACCAGGGATGCACTCGCGCGCAGGTCAGAAGCCATGACGGGCGCGCCGGTCAGTCCCTCCACGCCGCGAACAAACGCCGTGCGGCCGGAAAGCTTGATCCGCGCCCCCATGCGCACCAGTTCCTGCACATGCATGTAGCGGTTCTCGAAGATGGTTTCTTCTATCACTCCGGAGCCTTCAGCCATGGTCATCACTGCCATGATCTGGGCCTGCATGTCCGTAGGGAAGCCCGGGTACGGGAGTGTCTTCACATCCACGCAGGAGAGCTTTTCTTTGGCGGATACGAAGAGTCCGTCCTCGCGCGCATCCATCTTCGCGCCCATATCTTCGAAGGCGGCAATGACGGCCTCCATGCTCTCCACCGGACAATCCTTGAGCAGCACCTCGCCCCTGGTGATGCACGCCGCGGCCATGTAGGTGCCGGCCTCGATGCGGTCGGACATGATGCGGTACGACGCGTTTTCCGGCTGTCTGAGCGTGGGCACGCCCTCGATGGTGATTTCGCTGGTGCCGTGGCCGGTGATTCTGGCTCCGCATTGGATGAGGAATTCGGCCAGGTCGCAGACTTCGGGCTCGCGGGCCGCGTTTTCCAGCACGGTGGTGCCCTCTGCAAGACTCGCGGCCATCAGCAGATTCTCGGTTCCCCCCACCGTGGGGAAGGGGAAGGCGATATGCGCGCCCTTGAGGCCGTCGGTGAAGCCCTCTATGTAGCCGGCGTCCAGATTGAAGGTCGCGCCCATTTTTTCCAGGGCTGTCAGGTGCATATCCACGGGCCGGGCACCGATAGCGCAGCCACCGGGCAATGCCACGGACGCCCGCCCAAGCCGGGCGAGCAGCGGCCCCAGACACAGCGCCGAAGCGCGCATGGTGCGGACCAGCTCGTACGGGGCCTGGTAGGCGATCTCGCAGGGCTGGGCGGTCACGTTGCCGGCCTCGTCCATGTCCGCAGGGCAGCCAAGCACTTCGAGCAGCTTGAGAGTGGTGCCAATGTCCCGCAGCCGGGGCACGTTCGTATAGTAGACCGGCCCTTCCATGAGCAGCGAGGCGATGAGGATTGGCAGGGCTGCGTTCTTGGAACCGCTGATAGGCACGGTACCATTGAGAGGTCCGTTGCCCTCGACGATGAGTATGTCCATGAATGATCCTGATGGGTTTCTTACGGGTTGCAGCAATAAGAGCGCGTGTGGATTTTGGGGTCTTGACCCCGGCGCCCCTCTCGGTTACTTTACCTTCTTCTTTATGGCGGGAGTAGCTCAGTAGGTAGAGCACACGGTTGTGGCCCGTGTGGCCGTGGGTTCAAGTCCCATCTCTCGCCCCATTCGAAGTTCCAAGGCCGCGGCGAATGTCGCGGCCTTTTCTTTGCTTGGTCTATAGAAACTCCGGTCGCGTCGCAAGGGAACCTCCCGCTTGTTTGCAGAATCTTCACACTGATCGGGAGCCTCCCTTCCGACCACGAAGCGCCTGCAGCAGGGCGCGCGCTTCGGCCACGTTGAGTCGCAACGCCGCCACCATGTAGCCTGCCCCGCAGAGCGGCGCCAGCGCCAGAACCGACCATCGCTCCCACGATTGCGGCAATGCGTCGCACGCTCCCCACGCCGCAAAAAATACGCCGACCGACAGAACAAGCGGCATGCTTGCGCGGCGCATGATCGCCCTCCACGCCGATTCCTGTCCTGCGCCATCGTGCGCGGAAACGGCCCGCGCCTGCACAAGGAACACCACCCAGGACGCCACAGCGCCTGCAGCGGCGAGTCCCGCCGGCCCTTGCCAGGCCATGGCCGGCCAGGCCAGCACGGTAAAGCAGAGCACTCCGGCAAGAGACGCCGCCACGGCCTGCCGGATCATATTTCCGGCGAAGAGCACGCTCACCAGCGCGCGGCTCGCTGCCAGGGCAGGCAGGCCGATGGTGAAACCGCGCAGAGTGCGCGCCGTGGCCTCGGCAGCCTGGGCGTCGAAAGCGCCACGCTCGAACAGCAGCGAGGCTATCGGACCGCTCAAAGCCAGAAGCCCGGCTGTGGCCGGCAGCGTGAGAAACAACGCGAGGGTCACGCCGTCCTGCCAGGCGCGACGAAACTCTGCACGACGATTCCCGGCGTGGTGCGCTGCGAGTGACGGCAGGGTCGCCGTGGCCACGGCAGCGCCTACGATCCCCAGAGGAAAATGTATGATCCTGTCCGCGAAATAGATTGCGCCCACCGAGCCGGACGCAAGCTCCGTAGCGAGTATGGTGGCGGCCACGATCATTATCTGGAACGAGGAGGAACCGAGCAGCACCGGGCCGAGACGTCTGATCATGACTCCGGCCTCGGGGTCGCGGATATTGGCCCGCCCCCGCAGGGAAAAGCCGAGCCTTCGGCACGCGGGAGCGAGAACGGCGAACTGCGCCGCGCCTGCCAGGCTCACGCAGGCCGCCATGGCCACGGCCGCATCCCATCCCGCAAACACCGCGAGACCGCCGCCCGCAATGATGCATACATTGAACACCGCCGGAATGGCTGCAGGAAGGAAAAAGCGATCCCGGAAGTTGCACACAGCCGCGAGCAGCGCCACCCAGACGATGCACACCAGATATGGGAGCATGAGCCGCAGCAGCCCGGCCATGCGGTCAGTCTGTATGGCGTCAAACCCGGGGGCCGCGAGTTCGGCGACAGGACGCGCCGCCGCGAAAACGAGTACGAGCAGGGGAACCATCCACAGAGCAATGCGCAGTAGAAAGGACCGCGCCAGGGCCTGAGCGCCTTCCCAGCCGGATTCGGCCTGCCGCTGCGCCAGCGCAGGCAGCACGCTGAGGTTCAGGGCGCCTTCGGAAAAGAAGCGACGGACCACGAGAGGGAACCGAAACGCCGCCAGAAAAACATCTGCAAGAGGACCTGCTCCGAGGACCGAGGCGATGAGGATGTCCCGCATGAAACCCAGCAGCCGGCTGCCCATGGTTGCGGCGGCTACGCTGGAAGCTCTCCTGGCGAGCCCCCGCATGCCGTCGTTGCCCGCCTCGTGCGGTCCGGCTTGGGTATCCTGGGCTGCTTCATCCATGGCAACGCGGGAGTGAAAGGGGATGTACTCCGAAAGCCCTTTGAAGTAGATTGACAGTATGTCCCACGAAGAAATCCGCGTCTATGGTTATGTGAAGGGCCTGCCGTCCGAAAGCTTCATCGCGCTCATGAACGGACTCGGCCCGTTGTTCCAGGAAGAGAGCTTCCGACACGAAGGGCGCACATTGAACGTGGAGTTCGAGGGAGCGTTCTTCCTTATCGAGGACTTTCTGGAGGCCCTGCTCCCCCTGCTCTCCAGCGACGCCGAGGGCAAGATCGACTATATCGACCACCACGCCTGGGAGATGACCCGCTATACCATCAACGGGCAGGAACTCGCGTCCAAACGAGTGGACCTGAACACGGTTCTGGAAAAGTACCATCAGGAGTGAGCGCAGCGCCAGACCCCGGGCGGGTCAACAGGCTGTTGACATCCCCACGCACGCCAACTCTCGACATATTGCATTCCCGGGCACAGTTCTTCGGACGCCTCGCTCTTGAACTTCCTTTTGCGTTGCCCCGCATGATATTATCGTACTTGGCCATAATGTTTTTTCGAATCATTTCGGATGAATCGG encodes:
- a CDS encoding Hpt domain-containing protein is translated as MDHLETTETLARLGGDAQLLGELYAAFSLDAPSKLEKLGNALARNDHAEARKQAHALKGAAAAVGALQTRALAERLEKTVHDLTEAEADSLQAELAHEVRATIQAMDQSAKKATK
- a CDS encoding TIGR00269 family protein, with translation MKCSRCKEPAQIALPSHHAGFCEPCFLDFFRRQLERGIRKQKLFDHSDSILLAISGGKDSLGLARELKALGYNVTGLHVDLGIPESSRKARAVVEAFCTKHDVPLEVVALEDEGIPIPDVKRRIRRPVCSVCGKVKRYYFNKLARDRGFTVLATGHNLDDEVARLFANTLRWDAAYLSDQGPFLPAEDGFARKVKPLWRLSEYETAAYCFFTGIEYHMAPCPYSEGASFTRHKKLLADLEDASPGQKLSFYQSFLESGRPAFATSEAEHGIALSPCTQCGYPTSAHLCGVCRVRDALGSPDSAHSRESGA
- a CDS encoding glycosyltransferase, with the translated sequence MNQPPAVSVLLPVRNAAPTLPRALDSLLAQSHADIEIVAVDDGSTDETPAILRRAAAADPRIVVESIPPLGLVPALNRGLELCRSDLVARMDGDDVCQPDRLAKQKELLDERPGLGVASCLVLFGGDAEASAGYAFHVDWCNNHITEQDIALHRFQESPLPHPSVMFRKSIILDAGGYRDGAFPEDYELWLRLMDRGVRIAKVPEFLLTWSDPPDRLSRVDARYDVDAFYAVKAQYLARWLERENPFHPAVTIIGAGRVSRKRADLLEAHGVSIEAYVDIDPRKVGKAVHGRPVIHRDELGGPGSRFAVSYVASRGAASDIEEFLQARGWVAGRDYILAA
- a CDS encoding ComEC/Rec2 family competence protein, coding for MDRPALVPLLGWQQLLLAALAGFLAPSSLWAGVLGLVVLLWFIAGSRGMGRGRRLAMTVGAVCVFGFGWLWAGHVQNMRTADVSAPPAWLEAGEKVRVRGRIAEAVTRPGLRLRLVLQDVERIHEDGRIEPVSGGLRWTWINPDVIPAQGAGIEATLKLRPLSGFANDPDGDGYEAYWRNRGVAYTSFAVGERAEARLLSRGEALWETRLAVREKVFRHLIARGVRDDERTAGAGYPARQSVVSQGGAMTAALLLGERYFLDASTMELMGRADLRHTVALSGLHVACMALIGVVLAWLVGFVHPSVYLKVPRPRLAALLACVLAIVYVWLGGGSPSLVRASVMFLFFGVLLWMGRRSVIMDGLFLALAVICIASPLSVTDLRLVLSAASVAGIACIVPFLPGQAGRGNTAPSVSSATPSLGSTAFPWARRLGRYLLGFMIVTLAVHVATMPIRIWFFGDVPVNPLGNAVWLPLLGTVVMPLLVVGLGLTLLPWSWTLAQTAAERVLDLGASILDAMIGGLAWLDRLGAFPEMAVLRPTWPSWAGWWMVLVVALLWLDRRRSGRDRLPRGWQALACAGLLLLVGPPALAGVEAARYKAVSLTVLDVGQGQSLLIEGPGGVRALFDGGGFRSEFFDAGEHVVSPHLTRNRLPHLRFAMVSHGHTDHLKGLLHPLSAFRVGGFVRSDGPVSSRQEREQLAAILEKRKLPVRIAYAGDVIELSEGVTFDVVHPGREFDSGSSLNDSSLALRLMWHGRPLALMAGDVETKAIRAMVDSGRDLAADILVAPHHGGKSSVDVDFYGAVKPRLAVASVGRLNQWNLPSEEFVSAMRQLDVPLYTTAEHGAVTITWSTPDSDPIIQTIRSEASIE
- the murA gene encoding UDP-N-acetylglucosamine 1-carboxyvinyltransferase, whose product is MDILIVEGNGPLNGTVPISGSKNAALPILIASLLMEGPVYYTNVPRLRDIGTTLKLLEVLGCPADMDEAGNVTAQPCEIAYQAPYELVRTMRASALCLGPLLARLGRASVALPGGCAIGARPVDMHLTALEKMGATFNLDAGYIEGFTDGLKGAHIAFPFPTVGGTENLLMAASLAEGTTVLENAAREPEVCDLAEFLIQCGARITGHGTSEITIEGVPTLRQPENASYRIMSDRIEAGTYMAAACITRGEVLLKDCPVESMEAVIAAFEDMGAKMDAREDGLFVSAKEKLSCVDVKTLPYPGFPTDMQAQIMAVMTMAEGSGVIEETIFENRYMHVQELVRMGARIKLSGRTAFVRGVEGLTGAPVMASDLRASASLVVAALAAHGVTAIRRIYHLDRGYENIDAKLNAVGAKVRREQE
- the murJ gene encoding murein biosynthesis integral membrane protein MurJ is translated as MDEAAQDTQAGPHEAGNDGMRGLARRASSVAAATMGSRLLGFMRDILIASVLGAGPLADVFLAAFRFPLVVRRFFSEGALNLSVLPALAQRQAESGWEGAQALARSFLLRIALWMVPLLVLVFAAARPVAELAAPGFDAIQTDRMAGLLRLMLPYLVCIVWVALLAAVCNFRDRFFLPAAIPAVFNVCIIAGGGLAVFAGWDAAVAMAACVSLAGAAQFAVLAPACRRLGFSLRGRANIRDPEAGVMIRRLGPVLLGSSSFQIMIVAATILATELASGSVGAIYFADRIIHFPLGIVGAAVATATLPSLAAHHAGNRRAEFRRAWQDGVTLALFLTLPATAGLLALSGPIASLLFERGAFDAQAAEATARTLRGFTIGLPALAASRALVSVLFAGNMIRQAVAASLAGVLCFTVLAWPAMAWQGPAGLAAAGAVASWVVFLVQARAVSAHDGAGQESAWRAIMRRASMPLVLSVGVFFAAWGACDALPQSWERWSVLALAPLCGAGYMVAALRLNVAEARALLQALRGRKGGSRSV